The Gymnogyps californianus isolate 813 chromosome 3, ASM1813914v2, whole genome shotgun sequence genomic sequence CTCAGGTTTTGCTTTTCGTCTCTTCTCTCTCCACAAAAGTTCTGATAAATATTCTCTCATTAAGAGCTGCAATCTCCTTTTCCAGGGAATGTTCCTGGTCTGCCTCAGAGGTGGTTGGGGAACCCCATTCAGTTACTGTTCAGTCACCAGCCTCCCAaatcagttgtttttttctaggAACCCAGCATACCAGTTGAGTGCTGTCTTTCTGGGTACATAAATATCACTCAGTGTTCCTCacttattagattttttttttttctatgtagaCATTTGTTTCTTGGTATCTATGGCTTAATATGGAGCCAAGATaaagtcagaaaataatttcacagttAAAACCATCAAGACACTGTGTTTGTTATTTGACATATGGATAGGCAGATATACTAAAGCAtcataaatgcaaaatacacCTTCTGTTCCCCCCTACTTCTATGCCTTGATCTGAAGACTGTGACTAATTGTTCCTAAGAGTTTGTTGGGTTCACTTGTTACTTTAGAGgcaaatattgtatttttctacTTAACATATCTCAAAGAcctattatttcttctgttatatTGCTTATATTCTCCTCAGAAACACCCTTACAAACTGCAGGAAGATCTACCACCACCACCTGTTACGTGTGCtatgttttcttctcagcttcTCCAGGTGAAGCAACTGCgaggtagattttttttcttagcctgGGCAttgttcagctttttaaaacGGTGGAGAGCACTCAGTCTTTCTGCTAACCcgaaaccaaaaccaaacagaattcctacctttttttaataatttccagAAGCAGTTGTGTTTGGTTGTCTCAAAATCAAGGGAAATTCTCTTCActgtggaatattttaaaaacagaagtctaCCAGTCAAATTAATTTCGTTTCTGTTAACACCGTCTCACATAGCCTTTCAGGATTTGGCtctaattttggtttttaatgcaTGTCTATTCTTATTAGGGTTGAACTGGAAGGCAGTCAGACAATTCTCAGataacaagcaggaaaaaacaacataaacCCATTATCCCAGAGGAACTAGAAATAGTTAATTACGCACAAGTAACGAAACCGGTTTCCTCACCATCAGAATTTATCCTGGACCACAGAGTTACAGAACTTTCCTTGAATCTGGTTGGGGCAAAGACAGGAAACTGCATCTTCTAAACTTTAGAAATAGATCTTAAACATGTAAACATAAGATATTATGCCCCTATCTTTTAAGTAACATTTATATTATCTAAAATAAACAGTCTTTCTGAAGTTAGTCTGTAATTGACATCTGACACAGTCCACATTGCAACAGATATGATAAGTGCAGTAAACAGCAGAAATTATGCTTCTCTGTGCTCTGAGAAACATTCATATTTCCTTACACAgataaactttattttgttgctaCGCAACCCTCACACAACACACTACATTCTGCAGTAAATAAGAGTACAAATTTTACAACTGAAGGGCAAGCATGTGGCCTTTTGGGTTTTCTCCCCATTTTGAGTTCCAGCCCCAGCTTTAGTTCACATTGTGATATTCCATCATTTTATTACAAAGTTGCCTCTAAAGCTCAGTAAGGGATATTTCAAACAGAGCAAAAAGGGAGACTCAGAATGCATGGATCCTTCTGACACTGATGGGAAACAAATGGTGGAGCCAGTGATGTCAGTGACAGTGGAACAATGAaatcaaggcttttttttttttaaatcctccttaaaatgaaaactaaatttcCACaacaagattttcaaaaccTTTCTGCAGTggcctctccctgctcccagtaaCATTGCTATACCTGCAACAGAAGTGGGACAGATGAAGAGCCACCCTTAGTTTTACCCAAGATGAGCTTAGTAGAGTCTtacctcctctgcctgctcacTTTGGGAAAGGTCACTTTGTAGTATGAAGCTATTCCTTTGCTCTTTACAGTTGCAAGCTTTCTCCTGAATTCAGTGGGTATTTGGATTGTTCAGAGAATGGAGGAGCAGATCCTGTATGTCTCTGTATCCTCATCGTAAGCAGAGTGAACAACACTTAAGATTTATCTGTCTGAAGGGTGTTCATGGAAACCGAACAGAGCCACTAGGATCTTCCCAAGTTGTGGGTTAATACCTCAATTAGTCAAGTTTCTCTTCTGCACGTGGCTGCAAATCCTACAAACTCTCCCAGCTAGCATCAGCCTTCACTTGCCACTGTCAGCAAATGAATCCAGGTGAAAAATGTGACTCAGGGCTCCAGCTGGGTGCAGTCAGCACAGTTTGGTGAAGGCAATAGAGCTACAAGGATTTGCACCAGCCAAGGATCTGACCTATACCTGATGCACATACATAATGGTTGTCTGATTGCAAAGGGATTTGTGTTACTTAAACAGCAGAACTTCCCCAATTTCGCTTTGCTGTTCATTTCTTTACGACTAAGAGTCCTCTGAGCTACATGCTACAAGCGCACATGCTTATAAGGGAATAGCACATAGTCGCTAGGGAAATGACACTATGTTCATAAGAAAGCAAGATTTAATCTCTATGATCTACAATGTAGTTTCTCTAAACAGCGAGCAAGaagtatcttttaaattttagatttctgcattttgatAGCTGTTTGctatcaaaacatttctgtttatagTTTCATTTTAACAGCTAAGTTACCTCCAGGCATGTAAGTTAATATTAGCATTTGTTGCAAAACACCTCAAAGTTTCTATGTTGGTCTTGTGTAAAGGCTCATCTCTAATCACAACTCCCAGTAGAGCAGCTTTCCTTAAGAGCCCAGGAGAATACGGAAACATCTGTAAAATTTACTTCAAGTACTTTCTTCAACAAGTGGTCTCCTACAGACCACCCCTTCTCAGTCAGGATTGGAGGGTGAGGCCCAAAGAGCGAACACAGTTGCTTTTTGTCTGGTAGCACACTTTCTGTACAACAGGCAATACATGAGGCAATAGTCTTCAGACCTAAATCTTGGAAAGCAATACTTGATGTCTTCGTATCAGTGTCCTGCCAATTTCTTCTACTTTCTGGCATCCTGGAGAAGAAGTTACGTATTAGTTGAAAACCTTGCTTTTCTATCCCACTctaagccttttctttttctacccCATAGAAATCTACATTCTGTCAGATTAAATCCACCCCTTAGTGACCAAGGATTTGCCACTACTTTTCTATGCATTTATTGCTCTCcttgtgaaaaacatttttacttaaTCTACTCAGTTCCCCATCTATAAGTCAGGGATAACAACAAGTCCTTTTCCCATCTCTCCATAGCCTAATCTGTTTATATTGCAAATGTTTGCAATCTCCCTTCTGTAGGATACTACAGCATCTTGCCGAGGGCAAATGAAAGCTATGAGGAAATGCGAGACAGAGGTGATTATTACTGAGAGGAAACATTGATGTCTCACCTGTCAGTGCCATTGCCAGGCGAAACTCTTCCTTTAGTATCTGGAGAACTTCTTTTGCTCCTTCTTCACCCTAGGAGATTGGGAGACAATATGTACTATtatgtgtacatatgtgtacatatgtgtaCATGTGCGTAGATACACATGTATACACGTGCCAAAAAAGTTTTATGCACAACCGTAACTCCTGAGTACTTCTCATAGCAAATTTTAGATTAGATGGTCTGAATACACACAGACACCATCACACACGCACCCCTGTGTGCACAcgtatacacatacatgcatcACTAAGCCTAAACAGCGAGTCTAGGTATctaaaaacagaagtttgagCTTTTTCTAACTTACTTGATAAACCAAGCCCCAGATGAGAGGTCTTCCGATGAATACAGCTTTGGCACCAAGAGCTAATGCTTTGAGAACATCTGTGCCTTTTCTTACACCACCATCTAGGAACACCTCCACCTTCCCCTCCACAGCCTCAATGATTTCAGGCAAGACGTCAATCTAAAAGAGTGAAACCAGGAATACAGCTTGTCCACTTCTGTaaccttatttattttttgaatgaatTCTTATGTACAGGATCCAAGCTTTAAAGAAGCTAAATAAGCAATTGCATGCCTAACTGTATGCACAAATAACACCGCTTTGTattgaaaaacagcagtgactTAGCATGTTAGCAGATATATACAAAGGTCAAATTTATTTGGAGGGTCACATAAATAGAATGAGAATCAGCAGGGTCACACAAAATGGCCATCTGATCCCATGACATGTATCTGACACAAGCCAGTATTGGATACTTCTGAAGAATATAAAAACCAGCAAGCACAGAGGTGGCCTTTCTGTGATATTACCCCCCAAACTTCCAGTGTTCACCAGTTTGGGGATGAAATTGAATCACTGTCACTTTTGAAATAATCATCTTcactttcttgtttaaatttattattcatttataCTAAGGGCCAGCTAACATCCAGGAGCCCAGAGGCAGGCACTGTACCTATAGACATGGAGTAAGAGAAAGATGTGCCCTGAGGAACTTAGAGTTGGctgaaaaattttaatgaatatatttttccttttgaaaatgcatcTTGATTACAGGAATAATTGTAGAGGAAACTTCTTCATATAAGAAAAAATTAGCTTTCCTGAGTTTTGAGCAAGGTgggaaatgctttcttttaatgcaCGTACATGTTACTTTCACCAAGCTCTACTTATCCCCTACACCAGTGATAAACGTAAGGGGGGAAAGGATTTTTACTGTTCCTAAGTTACAAGTAAGTAACCAGGGAGTTAAGTAACACGTCCACATCACGCAAGAGGTCCCAACAAAGAGATGAGCCTCCTGAATTCAAGCCTCAAGTGTTAATTACAGGGCAACCATTCCTATAGTGCCTAAATAGTTCCTATTCATGGAAATCAGGAAAGACAAAGAACTGGAAGACAAGTACTAAGGAGACTGGAAACAGTGTGTGGTAGTAAGACAAAAGGCACACAAATTCATGTCTTTCAAATACGGATGTAATTCATTTCCTTTCTAATGGATAAAAAATGACTAGGAGATGGGGGGGAAACTTGAAAGCACAGTTTGTTTTTAGATTTGGATTAAAATTTTCTTGAAGTTTGGCACTTGctgtgattttttcccctccctttggTTTTGCTCTCTTGCCAAACATATTTTGGATCTATTTCCATATACAGAGACCACTTTCTACATCCTGACAAACTGTACCAACATTAAAGTGCTATAATAACTAAAGTATGATGCAAACCATAATTAAAACATAGATTTCCTCAATGTGTAACTAGACACTAGAAATATTAACCAGCTTGGGTTCAGCTCACGTTCTGAAAACCcatgaaattaaagcaaattattatGTTTCTAAACCAGAAATATTTAGTATGATCTGATACAGATATTTACATTATGAAAACGGCATTGTGAAATGTAGTTCTTTGCACGATGAAATCCAGTGAACACATCCGCTTTAATAGTGCCTTCTCTGCACTGTGGTGTTGCAAAGGAATCACTCATAAGAAGTAGTTTGcaagtttaatttctgttctacTGCAGTTGGCAAAAAGTTACTTCATATTTCTTGACCTTTCTCATTTCTcaaaaatgatgtttttaataTCCTCCTACATTCTTCCTGTTGGATTACCTCACACACAGACTTGCCCAAGGTTTTCAAATACTCTTAGTGAAATTGGGGAATACATTCTCAAAAGGTGACAAGAAGATAGAGAAGACAGaagttaaagaagaaaaattaatttcagaagtaTTAGGCACCCACACTCTGAAAATTCAGTTCCCCTTAAGGTGTCTAAAACTGAATAGCTGCACGCTTTCCAACAGCACAAAAtcacatttggaaaagaaaaatctcagtgtCTCTTTTGAAACTGGAGAAGTCCTCACatcaggaggttttttttcctaccactCCCCAGGAGTACCTGGAGACAGTCAGGCAAGAGCATCTCAGAGGACAATGCCTCAAGTCAGAGGACAATGCCTCAAGTCAGAGGACAATGCCTCAAGTCAGAGGACAATGCCTCAACTTCATTAACCATTTAGAAAACCATTTGTGCTGGCATTTGGTTCCCCAGTGCAGGACTTGGCTGGTTAAGAACCAGCCAACACAACCAGGCGATCACTGGGTGCACGTGAAGACGTCTGAAAATCAGCGGGTGAAGGAAATCGGCTGGGGAAATCCAGAGCTGCCCttgaggagagaagcagagagcagaagtgTTCCAGGGGAGGGGCGCAGGGGGCTGACAGTGGGACAGCAGAGCCGAGCAGATAAGACTTCACGTGCAAAACACTGCACAGTGAAAAAGGGCTTACCTGTCCCCCTCTGCCTTTAGAAAATTGTCATGGAAAATGGGAGGTTTTTTTATCAAGGACACATTAGGAATACTGAAACAGTCACAACTGGGCTTTGATTCTCCTccctttcattctctttttacTTGCACAGTTTTCCCACACCAAATGAAGCAAGATGAGTGATGACTGGAATTTTGGGGGTTTTCCTTCAGCCTGAACacatactttttcattttcctttacttttttcttttttgccagtTGAGAACTTCTCAAATCCCTTTCACCTTTGGAAAAGGCACGGGGTAGCAcgacaaggaaaaggaaaaaggaaaaaaactgtaatttaactACTCTGTACCTTTTCCAAAGgtgaaaatgtttgaaaggagaaaaagggagagttTTATTCTGCCTTTAGCTGTTCTGCAACtctgtaatttttcagaagtctctgaagaatattaaaagggaaaaacaactcTAGTACAACCTTCAGTGAACTGCAAATGGAATGGGGGGGTTTcaaaaaaggatgagaaaggagaaataaaagagaagactggaaaaaatttCTTAAAGACTTTCCAATTTCTAAACATTTAACTGACAATGATACAGTATCTGAAATTGCTCTTCTAGATTTCCATGCAGGGTGCTGCAGCCAAGGACAGGGTGCCCAGGTAGCTTGAAGAAACAGCCACACGTAAACCCTcctgtgttttttttgtttgatctgACCAAGGGGAGGCTGTGTCTAACTCAGAGTATGATGTGACATAGATAGAGGAGTGGAGAGAGATTACTGCTCATGGGTTGAGGCATATAACACACATATTTACGGGTTTTTCCTCCAGCTACCATGTgttcagagaaagcaaacaagaagcCAAAATGTAGAGAAAACCAGAGACTACCGGCGCATATTGGCATTGGTACTTACAGTTGCAGGGACCCCATCAAGCTGTCGTGCTCCATGATTTGACACAAGGATACCATTTACCCCAATCTTTACAGCTTCTTTAGCATCatcagctagaaaaaaaaaaacccaaacaaacaagataTGCCCTTCCATAACTGGGAGGTTATTGACACCATGATGAGGGAAATTTTGGCATCACTAAAAAAACATTGCCAGCTAGTGCAAAGCCAGCCACCTTAGGCCTTCAAACTTCGAAAGCCCCAtctcaacacagaaaaaaacttttatctTTAAGCAATAAGACCAGAAAAGTCATTTGAAATGTTGGAGCCAGACATTTTACCGCTTTGGATTAGCGGCCACTTCGGTTGCTAccctttattttctctactaTGTTCCACAACTCCTCAcgaagaaattattttgctaaattattttctccaagCCAAAATTATGATTAGAGTAATAATCCATACTTAATGAAACCACTTCCCTGTGCTCTTTCGATAGAATGGAAATCGAACTTTCCTTTAGGTAGCATACAACTCAGATCAGAGTTAGACTGTACAGGCACAATGAACAGAGCAAGTTCAATCTTCCTGGCTCCATCTGATTTCAGAAATAACCAAAGTGACACAAGCCTACCAACTTACTAGTTTAGTGACCAGCGGCTCTGGTCCCTACCTACTGAACATCAAGGTAAACATGCCTTGCAGCACAGCCGTACAAACCATCTGACAGCTCCAGGTACTTATTtaagcagctgcttctgcaagtGTCTCTGTTGCTGGGTTTCTAACCATGCGTGAGGAAGAgaaagttttttcccctttgactGTTTTGGCTCTGTTTTGGCAAATCTTCCCTACTtagcacagcacagaaacaggaacGTGCATCCCACCATATTCCATATCACCAAAGCAGATGCTTGCCATTAAAAAGTAATGCAATTCTACAGAACTTTCCCCAGCAGGAGCACTTTTCCTTCCCTGGTGCCTCTGCGAGAAGGGATGCCTCGCCTCCCCCACGGGAAGCGGCAGAGCTACACACCCCTGAGGATTCCTTTCATGACGATGGGCAGCGAGGTCAGCCCTCGAAGCCATTTGATGTCCTCCCAATTGACGCTTGCATCAATCGCCTCAGCTACATACACAGCCAGTCCACTATCTTCTCCAAAGTCTTTCCCTGAGGAGAATGCCAGGTCACTGCTTGAAAAGTTTTTTAATctataacaacaaaaaacatagaaaaatagTCTGAGAAAGATTCATTGTAGCCACGAATCAGTCCCTAATGCCAGCATTCAATATAGCTGTGTTAAACCTTTGCTGTactgcagggcaggagcaaaaaaaaagcctatcTTGACATGTCAGATCGCAGTCCTTAGTAAGCCAAAACCTTTGGCTGGCAAAGCATTTGATAACATTAGTGCAAGTTTCTCTGGCCCAAGGCAACAGCCCTagttctttcaaaagaaataggaTAGAGTCCAAAATCTAAAGGTTCAGCATCAAATCCACGATCGGGAGGAAAACTCAGCAGTGAGAGTTTTGGGCTCGAGGATCCATCCACTAATTTGGGCTCGAGGATCCGTCCTCCCATAGACCTCCTGTGTGACTTTGGGCACGACACTTAGCCACTccttttgcctcagtttcccaccATAAAGTAGGAACAACAGTATTTGCCAGGAGCACTTTGAGGATAAATCCATCAGAGGCAGTGGGACATTCAGACCCTAGAGCAGTACAGGCTGGATTTGAGAAGAGAACATCAATCTTGGTTGACATAACCCAGGacccactgaagtcaagagGTACACCTCTACTTACCAGCAAAAATCCCCTTAGCTTTCATGCAGcaaatttggttttgcttttgcttttttttttccaaatccagGGGATTCAGCTACTGGAGGAATAGGAGATCGAGTaggtgggaggggagaagaaggaagggaaattttCTTAAGCTCCATGAATTAGATAGATGTGCATGAAGCCTTGCAaagaattcagtattttcatctgTCCGACAAGACCAACATGTAGCCAGTTCACCTTGTGTCTTTTTTGTATGTTTCCTTGTAAAATGTAGCGGGCAAAAATGAAGTTCATATGAAAACATTAGTTATTATTTGCTGTTTAGCACCAAATCAATCTCACAGGTTCCAGGAACTGAATGGTAAGTGACAGCCCCTGCACCAAAGGAAAGGAGGGCAAATAGAGAAATTCAGGCTGTGCTTGTATTAGAAAGCTGAAGCAGCCCCGAGTGCTTACAAGCGTTAAACCACCACTGGCAACACAAGGCTGATTGCTCTGTTCTTTGGAAACTGTGTCTCATTCCACATTGCGCTATTTTATACTCATATTCCACATTTTGGGAAATGCACGGGGTTTTTTGCACGGAAACAGGCTAGTTGCACTGCTGATTTCATGCCCGCAACAAGCGGCATTTCACATGGCTTTTCTGTTCAGCTCCAGGcccagaagaaaatgagaaaggagcGGGCTCTCAGCAAGATCCAGCTTTTCAGCTGTTGGTTTGTGGAGGGTGGGGTAcccagagaaaaacagaaccaTGGATAAGATTATATAAAtaactgttgtttttcttggcCTGTGAAATGCAGATCAACACTTGAATGAATGTTGCCTTACATACGTTTCTGAGCACAATGGCACCTTGTTGTTGCTTTGAAACTTTGTTGAAAACCTGAAGCCAAGAAAAAGTTATCACATAACTGAGCAGAGCCCCGCGCTAGGAGTTTCACCGCCGACTCTGCAACAAAACACTGCCCAAGTGTCATTCTGAAATCTGAAGTGATTAATTCGAACCTTTAAAGATTACTCCAACTTCATATTATTTCATATAGTTCACTCAAAACCTTGTTATGGTTCGGTCAGGTGGGGTCAAAGCGTTTCAGAAATGCTCTATCActttcctcaaatatttttgGGTTATTTGACTTGCATTCAAAAAGTCTTTAACCCCAGGCCTTAAAATGATACTgcccctaaaaaaaaaaaagctatttaaagaattatttatttatttatttgggtaAAATGACAGCATGTATCAATAATGTTTTGTCAATCACAGATCTATAGCAGGATTACTATGCGGGGCATATGCATACCAGtgtactgtattttaatgttagatttgtcagagatttttttgttttctggtgctTTCCTCACAAGATTGTACCCTCATAAGATTGTACTTTAACACAGAAATCAGAGGCAGAGTTAAGGTTGCTCTGTCAGCCTTCATCATATCATCTATTAGCTTCAAGTACAAACGTATGGGGGAGATCCAACACCCTAAGctctggaggtttttttgcctGCAAAGTGAAGAATCAGATTCATTGCACAGTCCCATGGCTTACCTTCAATTTGAATATTATGAAAAAGAAGACAGACCTCAGGATGTGATATTATATTTCTTGCTATGTACATGTTACATATGGTACGTACGTAGTATAACACAACAATCTTAGGAGACACAGGAAGAGTACTTTAGATCCATTGATAATATTCAATACTAGCTTTCACCCAGAACTCAAATCAAAGTTAATCTGCTTCAAAATATGTTCAgctatccttttttttttttcccctgtccaTTTTTGTGTTCATTTGCAGGCTCTGAATAAGAGCAAACACTGTAGTCATAATATATGCAGTGACAGACTGTGGTCACTACCAAGACCTACTTGCAAGATTCTTAGCTCCATTTTGCAAACCCAAGTCCTGGATATTCCATCCACTAAATACTCTTCCAGCCAGTCCTTGGCTGCTAACACTGTGCCAGCACTTCAGCCTATGTTTATCAGGGTGGTCTCTACAGCCTACCAATTTATATTTGCAAAAGGCTAGTGAAATCAGTGCCCTTACAACACTGCTGGATAActgttaaaattaaatgctgCATAGGTCCTGCAGTAGAGAGGAACTAGAATTAGTGCTGAAGTCAATCATGAGGCCACAAATTCTTCCGAGATATAGAAAATGTCCCAAAACACACAGGGGGGTAGAAATTGCCCTCATGGAGAATTCAGAAAGATTGATACCCAtgtgtttctgtatttgaataAAAGAAGAGTTGAAGTTGCTTGGAAAGGGGCTCCGTGGTTGATAGCAACATGGCCCTGGACTCAGTGCAGTGTCATAGGATAACATAGGTTAGAAGGGACCATAACAtcggttggaagggacctttggtCCACTTAGTCCAGGCCCCCATTCAGAGCACAGCCAACTCTGCAGCTGGATCCACGTTCAAA encodes the following:
- the HAO1 gene encoding 2-Hydroxyacid oxidase 1, which encodes MSGKPVCIADFEEYAEKFLPKSVYDYYRSGADDQETLADNVAAFSRWKLYPRVLRDVSIMDLSTSVLGQKISMPVCVGATAMQRMAHDDGEMATAKACQAMGTGMMLSSWATSSIEEVAEAAPTGLHWLQLYVYKDREVTKSLVKRAERAGYKGIFVTVDTPFLGRRIDDVRNKFQLPPHLRLKNFSSSDLAFSSGKDFGEDSGLAVYVAEAIDASVNWEDIKWLRGLTSLPIVMKGILRADDAKEAVKIGVNGILVSNHGARQLDGVPATIDVLPEIIEAVEGKVEVFLDGGVRKGTDVLKALALGAKAVFIGRPLIWGLVYQGEEGAKEVLQILKEEFRLAMALTGCQKVEEIGRTLIRRHQVLLSKI